A region of Vitis riparia cultivar Riparia Gloire de Montpellier isolate 1030 chromosome 1, EGFV_Vit.rip_1.0, whole genome shotgun sequence DNA encodes the following proteins:
- the LOC117921233 gene encoding uncharacterized protein LOC117921233 yields the protein MTVFDGSNFSEWYERVQFSLGVLDLDLALITDKPPEATDDSTPEQVEQSKAWARSNRLSLMFMRMTIANNIKTSLPQTEFASEFLKSVEERFKRADKSLAGTLMAELTTMKYDGQKGIQQHILNMTEKAAKLKALGMVCSIQNPL from the exons ATGACTGTTTTTGATGGGTCAAACTTTTCTGAATGGTATGAAAGGGTTCAATTCTCACTGGGCGTATTGGATCTTGACCTGGCTTTAATAACGGATAAACCTCCTGAAGCTACGGATGACAGTACTCCGGAGCAAGTGGAACAATCAAAAGCCTGGGCAAGATCCAACAGACTCAGTCTGATGTTTATGAGAATGACTATTGCCAATAATATCAAGACCTCTCTCCCTCAAACCGAGTTTGCCTCAGAATTTCTGAAATCTGTTGAGGAGCGCTTCAAACGCGCTGATAAGTCCCTTGCAGGCACATTGATGGCTGAATTGACCACTATGAAATATGATGGGCAGAAAGGTATTCAGCAACATATTTTAAACATGACTGAAAAGGCTGCAAAGCTTAAGGCATTAGGCATGG TTTGCTCCATTCAAAATCCACTATAA